Within Nitrospira sp. MA-1, the genomic segment GCCATTTGTCTGAATGCTGTCCGGATTGCACCCATCTGCAATCACCTACCTTTTCGGGTATTTCCGGCTATATCAAGTTTTTTCTCCTGGTATACTTTTCGGCAAAAAAAAGCTCAAAGCCGTTTCGCGTCATCGAGGAAGCGCCATTTCTCAGACACCTCATCGCTCATACGGAATAGTGGAATAATCAAATAAGCGAGCATTGCCGAAGTGCGGTATGAGGCACAATTGTCAGTTGTTCCTTATTTCTTCTGCATTGAGGTATGATGCTTCGAAAATTGCTCCCCGAATAGATGAAATATGAATGGGTATACAGTGGGGACAGCTTAAGATTCACGTTCGCGGGATGCTCGTCAGGGCGGAATGAAAGGAGTCGGTCAATGCGTCAATCTATTGTGTTCTTCTGCCAAGTCTCTCTTTGTGTATGTCTTGTGGCGGGGCTTGCGTTCAGTCAGACTTCCAGCGTGTCGGCTCAAGAAATCACGGTGACCGAGGACTCATTCGGTTGCATTCTCGATTTCCCGAAAGTCAGAAATACGCGGATCAAGCATGACGATCCGGAAAAATTGAAAGAGGCCAAGCGTATCTTACGGGACAGCGTCCCGGAGACGGAGTATCCCGTTGGAACCATCCTGCAACTTGTTCCCCATGAGGCGATGGTGAAACATTCGCATGACAAGTTCCCAAAAACGAACGGCTGGGAATTTTTCTTTTTGGAAGTCTCCAAAGAAGGCACCAAGATTCAAGATCGGGGAGACAACGTCGTCAATGTTTCGCAGGGGGTTACGTGCTTAAGTTGTCATCAGCCAGCGGCCAGGTTTGACTTCGTCTGTGAAAAGGGGCATGGCTGTGCCCCTATCCCGTTCGATGATCAGAAGATCGCGGCCATTCAAAAAGCAGATCCCCGCTGTGCTAAAAATTAGGTGGGGATAGTTTTGAGGTAAAATAAAGCTTGCCGGAAAGTTCGAGCCCAATAAGAAGTCTCACAGACTCTCGACTCATTTATTGGCGGGCATTCGGGCGGTGGAAATCGGCACCGCCATGTTTGGCAAACGCAACGTGGAATCCGGAGAAGAGAAAGTTGCTTTTCGCAAAACTGTTTGGTGGTGAGTCCTGTGTTGGTTTTTTCCATCATGAGCTTGCTCAAATGAGCGATCAAAGATTCCCGTTGTGCAGGGAAGAGCTAGCTGAACTGACGTTTGGTCCCATCGCATTCTTTGCCTACAGGCTATCCAAGCCGCTTTTCCCCACCCAGTCGCGTTTCCTCACGAGAACATAGTCGAAAATTTAATCAATCCTCCCAGAATTGCCTCTTGCTTAAATTTCCCGAGAAGGTGAAGATCCTGTCGGGACGGACCGTGTCCTTTCCTCATTTCAGGGTTGAGGACTTCCATGAAATTTACATTCATGAAATCAATAAACATGTCCGAAATAGAGACGGATCGAAATGGATCAAGTTGCTCAGTGAGTCCTGCCAGATGTTCTTAGTGAAAACAAAGGCTATAAGAAAAATATATAGAGAACTAAGGAATGACGCCATTATTGCGGCTGAGGAAATCCGCAGGTGCCATCCTAGTCCTCATGTGTGGAATTGGAATTGCCTATGGCATGGATCACAGCAGGACGCCTCTTGTGCACATCCGGGCGTCCCCTGAGCGGGATGTCGTTCCGAGCAAGGTGAGCTTGAGGGTTTCCACTGATATGGTCCCTGAAGTGGAAATGATTGCCTGGGATTATGACGGAGATGGAAGGTTTGATGCAGAAGGGCCTCACCTGCATTCTCAGACTGTCACGTTCTCACATGCGGGCCATTATTCTCCTAGGGTGATTGTCACCAATAAACAGAGTCAAATTTTTGAAGCGACGGTTGAGGTGGTGGTAGAGAATCCGGAAGCTCTTGAAGCTGCTCTCAATGCCCGGTGGAGGGGCATGCTGGCGGCCTTAGCGAAGAAGGATGTTGCAGGGGCTGTCTCGTATGTGGCGACCAGAAAGCATGATGCCATGAGACAGGATTGGATCGTGCTGGCTGCTCATTTAGGAGAGATTGCGCATCTTTTTTCCGTTCCTCTTCAATTGACAGATGGGGAAGGATTCCGAGCTGTGGCCAAATCAGCGGACCCACTGCCTATGTGGGAAATCCAATTTCTGTTAGATGTGGAGTTTGTGTGGGAAGCGGATCATCAATGGTATATCAAAAATTTCTAAAATACCAAATTTCTAAAACCCAACTCTGAGTGGGAGCGTATTCTGGAAATCCGGCGATTGTGGGAACTTCACGGTTCTAGGAAATTTGAGAGAACAACGCTACTCAGCGTCATTCACAGCTTTCATAATTGAGTGTTTCCCCTCGAGTAGACATTTTCATTCATCATACCTGTCGCCTTTTCAAGGCCATTATTCGTACCGCGTTCCAATCCGTGTTTTCTGGTCGTAATGGTGTTGTTCATCCGATTATTTTTTTACTTTCATTGTACGGTGGGATTCGAACCGTCTGTTTTGGGGATAGCCTTTAGGCTATCTATTGGTGATCCTCTCAACGAATTTCAGCAACACTCACATGTTTTTACCGGTACTCCCCCAGTCTTCCCGATAGTGGTCGGCATGAACGAACTATCAAGTTAATGGGCTTGGCCTTGCCGCTATCTATTGGGGGAGGAAGACTGATTCCTCAGCTCATCCTTCCTATCCAATAATTTTTAAGTTCACCATTTTTTTTAAAATTGCTTCCCCTACAACGGGGTATATGCGCTATTACCTTACGCTCTCATACTTCCGGAGCTTTCACTCCTAAGGAAATTATATTTTGAATATTCATGGGTGTTTAGCAAAGAGGGGAATATCTTCAATGACATGGAGTTTGACAAAAAATTTTCGAATGCATGCTAGTTCCTCATGGATTGTTGTCGCGTTCCTTTTTTTTCTGAGTATGTCTGGAATGGCCAATGCCGCACAGGATTTTGTGGTGCTAGGGAGTGAGGGGGTTTGGGTTCGACAGGGTAGTACAATTTTCAGCGGAGATGTTGGGGCAAATCAAACGAGTATCGGTCCCTATCTGAACGGTGAGCAAGAAATGACCATCGGTCACGACGTCGTGGTTCAAAACAGTAATAGCGCGATCATTGGAAATACCGTCAGATTGAAAAGTGGTTCTCGGATACAGAATATTTTGGTCAATACACTCTTAGGACCGGGCCAGATCCTAGGGACCCAGGCAACACCAGTCAGCTTTCCACTTGTTTCCGAGTTGCCTCCCGTCCCACCGGTTCATCCTGGATCGAAGGATGTCGATGTCCCGGCCGGAGGAGTCCTTACACTCCAGGCTGGACGCTATGGTCGGCTCAAAGCAAGGCCTGGTGCCATTGTCACACTTTCAGGCGGCCTTTACCACTTTCAGGAATGGGATATTCGTGAAGATGCCCAAGTTCTAGCGACTAAGGCCGTCGAGATTCGCGTGAAGGGCCAGATCGATACTCGCAGACAAACGGTTGTTGGTCCAGCACCAGGTGCAGCAAATCTGACTGCGGCTGATATCCTTATAATTGGGATTGGGATTAATGGAACTACAGGTTCCATCGATGACACCCCGGAGGCGGTAAAGTTTGGGGAAGGCAGTAAGGTGCGGGCGAAGGTCTATGCTCCTAACGGCCTTTTGCGGTTCAGAGCCGAAAGCACGGCTACCGGAGCGTTTGTGGGTAAATGGGTTCGAATGGGGAACCACAACACAATCGCATTAGAAGGAGGGTTCGGGTTGGGACAGGGAGGAAACACTCCGGCAGTGGCACACGCAGGGTTTGACCAGACTGTTCAGGTTGGAATGACGGTGCAGCTTGATGGGACCGAATCAACCGATGTGGACGGGAATCTTCTGACGTACAAGTGGACAATTCTCTCACAGCCCGCAGGGAGTACCGCGACGCTTTCTGACACCATGGCAATCATGCCTACTCTGGTGATTGACACTCCAGGAATCTACACACTTCAACTCATTGTGAATGATGGGACAGTCGATAGTGATCCCGATACGGTAACAATCACAACGATGAATTCGCCTCCTGTGGCCGGAGCGGGCCAAGATCAAACCGTGTTTGTCTCACAATCGGTCATTTTAAATGGAAATGATTCCCATGATGTAGACGGGGACCCGCTGAGTTTCAATTGGTCCTTTGTTAACATCCCAAATGGAAGTAGGGCCGCATTCTCCAACCCGACTTCGTCCATGCCAGATTTCCTGGTTGATCTGGCAGGGACCTATCAGGTGCAACTGATAGTGAACGATGGGCAAGAAGACAGCTCACCGGACATGGTTCTGATCAACACTCAAAATTCCAAGCCGGTAGCTCAGGCGGGCCAGGATCAAACCGTTCCGGTAGGAAGTACTGTCAACCTCAATGGAAGCGGCTCCCATGATGTGGATGGCAACTCATTGACCTTTCAATGGGCGCTTATCGCCAAACCAACAGGGAGCTCTGCAATAATTTCAAACTCAACTTCCATCCAACCGACCTTTGGTGCAGATCTAGTTGGATTATATGTGGCTCAGCTGATCGTCAACGATGGGGTGGGAAATAGTGATCCCGTCACGGTGGCGATTACTGCAGGCAACCGGCCCCCCGTGGCCGATGCGGGACAAGATCAAAGCGTGCCGGTCTTTTTATTAGTCACTCTCAATGGAAGCGGTTCCCATGATGTAGAGGGCGATGTCTTAAGCTTCCAATGGTCGTTGGAGAGCCGCGCTCAAGGGAGTGCCGCGACTCTTTTAAATCCTACTTTCGCTCAGCCCACCATTATTCCGGATATTCCTGGAACCTATGTCGTGACACTCGTGGTTTCAGATGGAAAGGCTTCGAGCAATCCCGATACAGTCGTTATCGTTGCGCATGCTCCCGCACCTCCCGGATTGCCGGCCTTGCTGATTACCAGCCCTCCAGAAGGTAGTGTGGTGGGGGTGAGTCCTATCACGGTAACAGGATTCGTCAATGATCCCAACGCTTCAGTCACGGTCAATGGAATTTCCGCGACCGTCACAGGAGGAGTGTTTCTTGTCGATGGCGTTGTCTTACAGGAAGGAGATAATACTTTGATTGTTAGGGGGGTGGATGGAGCTGGGCATACCAATAGCGTGAATCTTGGTGTCACCCTTTCCGCTACACCGACAAGTCTCACACCCATCTGGGGGCCGGTGGCATGGGTTAAACATGCCACGGGAGAAGAAATTTTTAAGGCGAACTTTTCGAACTGCGAACCGGCGGCCCACTATCAATTAGTCATCATCAATGGGACCTCGGGAGGTGCAAATCGGGTGACCCAGGGGACTGTTCTTTTGAATGGAACGGAAGTGATCGAGGGTCAAAATTTCACCGCAGCCCATAGTCAGATTACTCAGTCCATAGTGGTGCAAGCCGGGAATAGTCTTGAAGTGCGACTAACGGGTCCACTCGGCGCACAACTGCAGGCCTATATCGCCTGTACTGGCAATTGTTTGGCTATGACCATTGACGCTCCGCTGGCCAATGCTACGATTAATCAATCAACTATGTTGGTAAAAGGAAGCCTCATGACCAGTGGTTCCAGCCCGGTAGGGGTGGTCGTCAATCAACAAGCCGCTAAAGCCTTCGGGTCGTCCTATGCGGTTGATCAAGTGCCCGTCCGTGAGGGAACGGGAACTCTCGGACCCACCACTGTCCTCGTGCAAGCCACCAATGCTTGCGGACAGCGTGCCTCTTCCACCGTGCAGGTCCACACTACGGATATGGCGACTAACCAAGTGGAATTGCGAGTGTCGCCGGATCGTAATGTGGCACCCACTCAGGTTACTCTTCGAGCGTCCATCGATATCGATCAACCGGTGGCCAATATTCAATGGGACTACCAAGGCGATGGCGCCATCGACGCCCAGGGACCGGACCTCTTGGAGCAAACCGTCACCTTCACCCAGTCAGGGTTGTATCTGCCCAAAGTAAGTGTATCGGATACCATGGGAAACAGATTTGACGCCACGGCAGTAGTCCAGGTGTTGGATCCCGTGGCATTTGAAATTATGCTCAATTCCGAATGGTCGGGCATGATGGGGGCGCTCGCGCAAGGCGATATTGAACAGGCGCTTTCGCATATCCTAATCCGAAAACGGGAGGTCATGCGCCATGATTGGACCGTGCTCAAGGATCATTTGGATAAGCTGGCAGCTATCTTTGCAGTGCCACTGCATCTCACGGACGGGCAGGGAACACGGGTGGTGGGCCAGGCATCGGCACCGTTGGCATTCGGCCCAATGCAATTTCCTCTTGAAGTGGAGTTCATTCTGGATACCGATGGCCAATGGCGGATCCGGAATTTTTAAAGAGTGAAAATTAAAAGACTCCAATGGAGGCCATGTGAAGTATCCTTTTTTAATAAAGAACAGGTATAGGGTATTTGGTGCAGTTGGGTGTTCTGGCTTGTATTTCTTGTTTGTAGGTGCATGGTGGGTGCTGAGTGGAGGTCGAGGAGAAAGGTTCGGTTTTATGATATCGGTTTTAAATTTTCCTGCGGTCGTAGTTTTTTTGGCTACTCCGTTAGAGAGATGGATTGGTAATCCTGCGTGGGTTTTTCACCTAATCATTTTCATTATAGGTCCCTTGCAATATGGTCTACTAGGGTGGTTGCTTGGTCCGTTTGTAGAACGATTCGATCTTGAAGGTCAAAAGCTTCGTAAAAATGAGCAGCCCAAACAAAACAAATGAGGATAATCTAAAATGAATCAGATTAAGTTGTTAGAAAATTGGTCTCGAAATAAAAATTTGAATTCAATTCGATTTCCCTTTTACAAATTCTTTCTTTATCTCGAAGAAGCGCTTCCAAGGTTTTTCAAAATTTCACTTTTGTGGGCCACTGGGTTGATAGTTAGTCTGGTATTTTTTACAAGTCAAGCAAAAGCATGGGAAATAAATACTCATCGGGAACTCACAGAGAAAGCCATTGAGATTGTTGCGTCTGATCTGAATACGTTCCTAATCAATAATCTCGGATTAGAGGGAGGGTTGAATGCATCAGTGGACGGAAGGACAGCTAAAAAATGGATGATTGAAGGTAGTGAATTCGAAGATGATTGGCCTCGTTTTTTTCGACATTTCCATGAACCCATTTCGAATACAGGGCTGGCAGGAGTATCTGATTCTGCAATCAATTGGAGTCTTAGTTCGGTGGGAAATCAGGAATGGTCTTGGGACGATGCGCGCGAGTATTACTTCAAAGCCTTAACTTCTCCTACCAAAACCGAGCGAGATAAAAATTGGGCCAAAACCTTCCGGGCCTTAGGCCAAGTCATGCATTTACTTCAGGATTCCGCGAACCCCGCCCATGTCCGGGATGATCCTCATGTTCTCCGAGATGGGTTGCATGATTTTATGGATAGACATAGTGTGGCTTCATATTTCAGTGCTGGAGTAATCAGTCCAGATTCTTCAATGCTAGAGGTTGCGGGAGCGGTACGAAATG encodes:
- a CDS encoding PKD domain-containing protein yields the protein MANAAQDFVVLGSEGVWVRQGSTIFSGDVGANQTSIGPYLNGEQEMTIGHDVVVQNSNSAIIGNTVRLKSGSRIQNILVNTLLGPGQILGTQATPVSFPLVSELPPVPPVHPGSKDVDVPAGGVLTLQAGRYGRLKARPGAIVTLSGGLYHFQEWDIREDAQVLATKAVEIRVKGQIDTRRQTVVGPAPGAANLTAADILIIGIGINGTTGSIDDTPEAVKFGEGSKVRAKVYAPNGLLRFRAESTATGAFVGKWVRMGNHNTIALEGGFGLGQGGNTPAVAHAGFDQTVQVGMTVQLDGTESTDVDGNLLTYKWTILSQPAGSTATLSDTMAIMPTLVIDTPGIYTLQLIVNDGTVDSDPDTVTITTMNSPPVAGAGQDQTVFVSQSVILNGNDSHDVDGDPLSFNWSFVNIPNGSRAAFSNPTSSMPDFLVDLAGTYQVQLIVNDGQEDSSPDMVLINTQNSKPVAQAGQDQTVPVGSTVNLNGSGSHDVDGNSLTFQWALIAKPTGSSAIISNSTSIQPTFGADLVGLYVAQLIVNDGVGNSDPVTVAITAGNRPPVADAGQDQSVPVFLLVTLNGSGSHDVEGDVLSFQWSLESRAQGSAATLLNPTFAQPTIIPDIPGTYVVTLVVSDGKASSNPDTVVIVAHAPAPPGLPALLITSPPEGSVVGVSPITVTGFVNDPNASVTVNGISATVTGGVFLVDGVVLQEGDNTLIVRGVDGAGHTNSVNLGVTLSATPTSLTPIWGPVAWVKHATGEEIFKANFSNCEPAAHYQLVIINGTSGGANRVTQGTVLLNGTEVIEGQNFTAAHSQITQSIVVQAGNSLEVRLTGPLGAQLQAYIACTGNCLAMTIDAPLANATINQSTMLVKGSLMTSGSSPVGVVVNQQAAKAFGSSYAVDQVPVREGTGTLGPTTVLVQATNACGQRASSTVQVHTTDMATNQVELRVSPDRNVAPTQVTLRASIDIDQPVANIQWDYQGDGAIDAQGPDLLEQTVTFTQSGLYLPKVSVSDTMGNRFDATAVVQVLDPVAFEIMLNSEWSGMMGALAQGDIEQALSHILIRKREVMRHDWTVLKDHLDKLAAIFAVPLHLTDGQGTRVVGQASAPLAFGPMQFPLEVEFILDTDGQWRIRNF